In Calonectris borealis chromosome 22, bCalBor7.hap1.2, whole genome shotgun sequence, one genomic interval encodes:
- the LOC142091749 gene encoding olfactory receptor 6C74-like, translated as MENQTTVMEFILLGLADDDQLQYVFFTTLLVTYILSLTGNILIITITLINRHLHTPMYFFLRNFSIVEIGFTTTVIPKALANLALGKKTISLSGCLTQSFLYFMLGTTEFLLLAIMSFDRYVAICKPLHYVAIMNSQVCSLLAITAWIGGTVLTLSPSVVYIQIPFCGSNIINHFFCDSTPMIELKCGNTKVLECMILISAVFTLLGSLAITAVSYINIIAAVVKIPAVAGRQKAFSTCASHLTVVSIMYGSCIFMYLTQTNRLDLSKVVSILNTVVSPLLNPFIYSLRNTQLQEALRESIKWSIVISKHPEI; from the coding sequence ATGGAGAATCAAACAACAGTGATGGAGTTCATCCTCTTGGGtcttgctgatgatgatcaactCCAGTATGTGTTCTTTACCACCCTATTAGTCACCTACATCTTGAGTTTAACAGGTAACATtctcatcatcaccatcaccCTGATAAACCGTCATCTTCACActcccatgtacttcttcctcaggAACTTCTCCATCGTAGAGATTGGCTTTACCACCACTGTCATCCCCAAAGCATTGGCCAACTTGGCTTTAGgcaaaaaaacaatttctttaagCGGTTGTCTCACTCAAAGTTTTCTCTACTTCATGCTAGGTACCACTGAGTTTCTCCTGTTAGCTATAATGTCTTTTGACAGGTATGTGGCCATCTGCAAACCTCTACACTATGTGGCCATTATGAATTCACAAGTCTGCAGCCTGCTGGCGATTACTGCCTGGATTGGTGGGACTGTCCTTACTCTTTCTCCATCAGTGGTATATATCCAGATCCCATTCTGTGGTTCAAACATCAttaatcattttttctgtgaTAGCACACCAATGATTGAGCTCAAATGTGGAAATACCAAGGTCCTAGAGTGCATGATTTTAATCTCAGCAGTGTTCACCCTACTGGGTAGCCTAGCTATTACAGCTGTATCCTATATCAACATCATTGCTGCTGTGGTCAAAATCCCTGCTGTGGCTGGCAGACAGAAAGCCTTTTCCACCTGTGCCTCTCACCTCACTGTGGTGTCTATAATGTACGGCAGCTGCATCTTCATGTACCTCACCCAGACCAACAGACTGGACCTCAGCAAGGTGGTGTCCATCTTGAACACTGTGGTATCTCCTCTGCTCAATCCATTCATCTATAGCTTGAGGAACACACAGTTGCAAGAGGCCCTAAGGGAGAGCATCAAATGGAGTATAGTTATTTCTAAACACCCAGAAATTTGA